In a genomic window of Cuculus canorus isolate bCucCan1 chromosome 4, bCucCan1.pri, whole genome shotgun sequence:
- the RAP1GDS1 gene encoding rap1 GTPase-GDP dissociation stimulator 1 isoform X6: MRNPCVDAGLIPPLVQLLNCKDQEVLLQTGRALGNICYDSHEGRNAVDHAGGAHIVVDHIRSLCSKTDPASEKLLTVFCGMLMNYSNENDTLQSQLINMGVIPTLVKLLGIHCQNAALTEMCLVAFGNLAELESSKEQFAYTNIAEELVKLFKKQTEHDKKEMIFEVLAPLAENDVIKLQLVEAGLVECLLEAVQKTVNSDKEEDIAELKTASDLMVLLLLGDESMQKLFEGGKGSVFQRVLSWIPSNSHQLQLAGALAIANFARNDGNCIHMVDNGIVQKLMDLLDRHVEDGNVTVQHAALSALRNLAIPVVNKAKMLSAGVAEAVLKFLRSEMPPVQFKLLGTLRMLIDAQAEAAEQLGKNVKLVERLVEWCEAKDHAGVMGESNRLLSALIRHSKSKDVIRTIVQSGGIKHLVTMATSEHVIMQNEALVALALIAALELVTAEKDLENAQLVQILHRLLSDDRSAPEIKYNSMVLICALIGSEPLQKEVQAMAFLEVVSKLRSHENKTVAQQASLTEQRLAVES; encoded by the exons ATGCGGAATCCATGTGTGGATGCTGGGTTGATCCCTCCTTTGGTGCAGCTGTTAAACTGCAAAGACCAGGAAGTATTGCTTCAAACAGGACGTGCCCTGGGCAATATATGCTATGATAGCC ATGAGGGCAGGAACGCAGTTGACCATGCAGGTGGTGCACATATTGTAGTAGACCATATAAGGTCACTGTGCAGTAAAACAGATCCAGCCAGTGAGAAGCTCTTGACTGTCTTTTGTGGCATGCTGATGAACTATAGCAATGAGAATG ATACCCTGCAGTCACAGCTTATCAATATGGGTGTTATTCCTACATTAGTGAAATTGTTGGGGATTCACTGTCAAAATGCAGCTCTGACAGAGATGTGCCTTGTTGCATTTGGCAATCTAGCGGAACTTG AGTCAAGTAAAGAGCAGTTTGCTTATACAAACATTGCTGAAGAGCTTGTAAAACTGTTCAAGAAGCAAACAGAGCACGATAAAAAAGAGATGATTTTTGAAGTTTTGGCTCCCCTGGCAGAAAATG ATGTCATTAAACTGCAGCTGGTTGAAGCAGGCTTGGTGGAATGTTTACTTGAGGCTGTCCAGAAGACTGTGAACAGTGACAAAGAAGAGGATATTGCAGAGCTTAAAACAGCTTCTGATCTTATGGTTTTATTATTGCTAGGAG ATGAATCCATGCAAAAGTTatttgaaggaggaaaaggcagtgTGTTCCAAAGAGTACTTTCATGGATTCCTTCCAATAGCCATCAGCTACAGCTTGCAGGAGCATTGGCTATTGCAAATTTTGCCAGAAATG ACGGAAACTGCATCCATATGGTGGATAATGGCATAGTTCAAAAGCTGATGGATCTGCTAGACAGACATGTGGAGGATGGAAATGTAACTGTGCAGCACGCTGCACTGAGTGCTCTCAGAAACCTGGCTATTCCTG TTGTAAATAAGGCTAAGATGCTCTCAGCTGGTGTTGCAGAAGCTGTATTGAAATTTCTCAGATCGGAGATGCCCCCTGTTCAATTCAAGCTGCTGGGAACATTAAGAATGTTAATAGATGCACAAg CAGAAGCAGCTGAACAGCTGGGCAAAAATGTAAAGCTGGTGGAACGATTGGTGGAGTGGTGTGAAGCCAAGGATCATGCAGGTGTGATGGGGGAGTCCAACAGACTACTTTCTGCGCTTATACGACACAGCAAATCAAAA gatGTAATTAGGACCATTGTACAGAGTGGTGGCATCAAACACTTAGTAACCATGGCAACCAGTGAACACGTAATAATGCAAAATGAAGCTCTTGTTGCACTGGCATTGATAGCAGCTTTAGAATTAG TCACTGCTGAAAAGGATCTTGAAAATGCTCAGCTTGTTCAGATTCTACACAGACTGCTCTCAGATGACAGGAGTgcaccagaaataaaatacaactccATGGTGCTGATCTGTGCCCTTATAGGATCTG
- the RAP1GDS1 gene encoding rap1 GTPase-GDP dissociation stimulator 1 isoform X5 → MVRFSTRTFLLEHLQFFTSLVKFMRNPCVDAGLIPPLVQLLNCKDQEVLLQTGRALGNICYDSHEGRNAVDHAGGAHIVVDHIRSLCSKTDPASEKLLTVFCGMLMNYSNENDTLQSQLINMGVIPTLVKLLGIHCQNAALTEMCLVAFGNLAELESSKEQFAYTNIAEELVKLFKKQTEHDKKEMIFEVLAPLAENDVIKLQLVEAGLVECLLEAVQKTVNSDKEEDIAELKTASDLMVLLLLGDESMQKLFEGGKGSVFQRVLSWIPSNSHQLQLAGALAIANFARNDGNCIHMVDNGIVQKLMDLLDRHVEDGNVTVQHAALSALRNLAIPVVNKAKMLSAGVAEAVLKFLRSEMPPVQFKLLGTLRMLIDAQAEAAEQLGKNVKLVERLVEWCEAKDHAGVMGESNRLLSALIRHSKSKDVIRTIVQSGGIKHLVTMATSEHVIMQNEALVALALIAALELVTAEKDLENAQLVQILHRLLSDDRSAPEIKYNSMVLICALIGSEPLQKEVQAMAFLEVVSKLRSHENKTVAQQASLTEQRLAVES, encoded by the exons ATGGTGAGGTTTTCTACAAGAACTTTTCTGCTGGAACATCTTCAGTTTTTCACCTCACTTGTCA AATTTATGCGGAATCCATGTGTGGATGCTGGGTTGATCCCTCCTTTGGTGCAGCTGTTAAACTGCAAAGACCAGGAAGTATTGCTTCAAACAGGACGTGCCCTGGGCAATATATGCTATGATAGCC ATGAGGGCAGGAACGCAGTTGACCATGCAGGTGGTGCACATATTGTAGTAGACCATATAAGGTCACTGTGCAGTAAAACAGATCCAGCCAGTGAGAAGCTCTTGACTGTCTTTTGTGGCATGCTGATGAACTATAGCAATGAGAATG ATACCCTGCAGTCACAGCTTATCAATATGGGTGTTATTCCTACATTAGTGAAATTGTTGGGGATTCACTGTCAAAATGCAGCTCTGACAGAGATGTGCCTTGTTGCATTTGGCAATCTAGCGGAACTTG AGTCAAGTAAAGAGCAGTTTGCTTATACAAACATTGCTGAAGAGCTTGTAAAACTGTTCAAGAAGCAAACAGAGCACGATAAAAAAGAGATGATTTTTGAAGTTTTGGCTCCCCTGGCAGAAAATG ATGTCATTAAACTGCAGCTGGTTGAAGCAGGCTTGGTGGAATGTTTACTTGAGGCTGTCCAGAAGACTGTGAACAGTGACAAAGAAGAGGATATTGCAGAGCTTAAAACAGCTTCTGATCTTATGGTTTTATTATTGCTAGGAG ATGAATCCATGCAAAAGTTatttgaaggaggaaaaggcagtgTGTTCCAAAGAGTACTTTCATGGATTCCTTCCAATAGCCATCAGCTACAGCTTGCAGGAGCATTGGCTATTGCAAATTTTGCCAGAAATG ACGGAAACTGCATCCATATGGTGGATAATGGCATAGTTCAAAAGCTGATGGATCTGCTAGACAGACATGTGGAGGATGGAAATGTAACTGTGCAGCACGCTGCACTGAGTGCTCTCAGAAACCTGGCTATTCCTG TTGTAAATAAGGCTAAGATGCTCTCAGCTGGTGTTGCAGAAGCTGTATTGAAATTTCTCAGATCGGAGATGCCCCCTGTTCAATTCAAGCTGCTGGGAACATTAAGAATGTTAATAGATGCACAAg CAGAAGCAGCTGAACAGCTGGGCAAAAATGTAAAGCTGGTGGAACGATTGGTGGAGTGGTGTGAAGCCAAGGATCATGCAGGTGTGATGGGGGAGTCCAACAGACTACTTTCTGCGCTTATACGACACAGCAAATCAAAA gatGTAATTAGGACCATTGTACAGAGTGGTGGCATCAAACACTTAGTAACCATGGCAACCAGTGAACACGTAATAATGCAAAATGAAGCTCTTGTTGCACTGGCATTGATAGCAGCTTTAGAATTAG TCACTGCTGAAAAGGATCTTGAAAATGCTCAGCTTGTTCAGATTCTACACAGACTGCTCTCAGATGACAGGAGTgcaccagaaataaaatacaactccATGGTGCTGATCTGTGCCCTTATAGGATCTG